One window from the genome of Magnolia sinica isolate HGM2019 chromosome 4, MsV1, whole genome shotgun sequence encodes:
- the LOC131243799 gene encoding L-type lectin-domain containing receptor kinase IV.1-like codes for MFSKLLMWFLLMRLAASEGDYNFIYNGFRGANISLDSSAVITSNGLLLLTNSTNQKGHAFYPNPLHFKPSHGKTQSFSINFVFAIMLRYPSVSASGIAFMISPTKEFPGGELGQFWGIFNPTNIGNSSNHIASIELDTALDPVFGDINDNHVGININGLVSNISAPAAYFTNSGGFKNLSLVSGEPMHVWIEYNGVQNQVNVTLSPIDLPKPDRPLLSWTVDLSSIVLDDMYIGFSASTKVAPVTHYILGWSFKMNGQAQALDPFHLPKLPRIGSKKKSGLLTIGLPAIVPFFTLMAISAVSLIVRRKIKFTEVLEDWEREYGTHRFLYKDLYMATKGFTDKELLGVGGFGRVYRGVLSASKVEVAVKRVSHESRQGMREFISEIMSLGRLRHRNLVQLLGYCRRKKELLLVYDFMPNGSLDKLLFNHPNSMLSWNRRFRIIKGVASGLLYLHEEWEQVVLHRDIKASNVLLDSEMNGRLGDFGLARLYDHGTDPQTSHVVGTFGYLAPELTRIGKATRSTDVFAFGVFMLEVACGRRPIDLRLSAYEGILVEWVSECWRRGTILDAADQKLGHDYEVEEMELVLKLGLLCSHPLSSARPSMRQVMQYLDHDAPLPKLSSDGLGAAIVAVGQYKGSDDLRFSCPSSLEQGFGSTTSVQESVLSDGR; via the coding sequence ATGTTTTCTAAGCTCCTAATGTGGTTTCTCCTCATGAGACTCGCTGCTTCTGAAGGCGACTACAATTTCATTTACAACGGATTCCGCGGCGCTAACATAAGCCTGGACAGCTCTGCAGTGATCACATCCAATGGCCTCCTGCTTCTCACCAATTCCACAAATCAAAAGGGCCACGCCTTCTACcccaatccccttcacttcaaacCTTCACACGGTAAAACTCAATCTTTCTCTATCAATTTTGTCTTTGCGATCATGCTCCGATATCCGAGTGTGAGTGCCTCTGGGATCGCCTTCATGATCTCACCTACAAAAGAGTTCCCAGGAGGTGAACTAGGCCAATTCTGGGGCATCTTCAATCCGACAAACATAGGCAATTCATCAAATCACATAGCTTCCATCGAGCTTGACACAGCTCTTGATCCAGTTTTCGGTGATATCAATGATAACCATGTTGGAATCAACATCAATGGCTTAGTTTCTAACATATCCGCTCCTGCAGCTTACTTTACTAATAGTGGTGGGTTTAAGAATTTAAGCCTGGTAAGCGGAGAACCTATGCATGTCTGGATAGAATATAATGGTGTCCAAAACCAAGTCAATGTAACACTATCTCCTATCGACTTACCTAAACCTGATCGTCCACTCTTGTCATGGACGGTGGATCTTTCATCGATTGTGTTAGATGACATGTATATCGGTTTCTCCGCATCTACCAAAGTGGCTCCAGTAACTCATTACATCTTGGGGTGGAGCTTCAAGATGAATGGTCAGGCTCAGGCCCTTGATCCCTTCCACCTTCCTAAGCTTCCACGGATAGGATCCAAAAAGAAATCAGGGCTTTTAACAATTGGGTTACCCGCAATTGTTCCATTTTTCACGTTAATGGCCATCTCGGCTGTCAGTCTCATCGTGAGAAGGAAGATCAAGTTCACTGAAGTACTAGAGGACTGGGAGCGTGAATATGGAACCCATCGGTTTTTGTACAAGGATCTATACATGGCCACTAAGGGCTTCACAGACAAAGAGCTCCTGGGGGTCGGAGGTTTTGGAAGGGTTTACCGAGGAGTTTTATCGGCCTCAAAGGTCGAAGTGGCTGTGAAGAGAGTTTCTCACGAATCTCGACAAGGGATGCGGGAATTCATATCCGAGATCATGAGCTTGGGTCGCCTCCGTCACCGGAACTTGGTCCAACTTCTGGGTTACTGCCGGCGAAAGAAAGAGCTCCTACTGGTCTATGATTTCATGCCCAATGGGAGTTTGGACAAGTTACTCTTTAACCATCCAAATTCAATGCTGAGCTGGAATCGACGGTTTCGGATAATCAAAGGAGTAGCTTCAGGGCTTCTCTACTTGCATGAGGAATGGGAGCAGGTGGTCCTTCACAGAGACATCAAAGCCAGCAATGTTTTATTAGACAGTGAGATGAACGGTAGATTAGGTGACTTCGGCCTTGCCAGATTGTACGATCATGGGACTGATCCACAGACGAGCCACGTGGTGGGGACCTTCGGATATCTTGCACCGGAGCTGACTAGGATCGGGAAGGCCACCAGAAGCACTGACGTGTTCGCATTCGGAGTTTTCATGCTCGAGGTTGCTTGTGGGAGGAGGCCCATCGATCTCCGATTATCGGCGTATGAGGGGATCTTGGTCGAATGGGTGTCCGAATGCTGGAGGAGAGGGACAATACTAGACGCGGCGGATCAAAAACTGGGACATGACTATGAGGTGGAGGAGATGGAGCTGGTGCTGAAGCTTGGATTGCTATGTTCACATCCGTTGTCGTCTGCAAGGCCAAGCATGCGGCAAGTAATGCAGTATTTGGACCACGATGCACCTTTACCCAAGCTCTCATCCGATGGTTTGGGTGCAGCAATCGTGGCCGTGGGCCAGTATAAAGGGTCCGATGATCTACGCTTCTCATGTCCTTCTTCTTTGGAACAGGGGTTTGGAAGCACGACATCGGTCCAAGAATCGGTTCTCTCCGATGGCCGTTGA